tctctcacaagtctcctccttgtttgagcactgagttttgagggacagccttttcttggcagtgcctgtgtgatgcagcttccacttcttgattattgatccaactgtgctcactgcgatatccaaacacttggatattatttgtaccctttccctaatctgtgcatttgtattactttatctctaacttctgtagaatgctctttggtcttcattttccttcagattcacagccttaccaatgatccttcaacagtggggttttggGTTTTggggccaatggtaaggtaattgtgtcctagttagggcaatttctttcattggtgccaactgggagcttccacagcaaaggggttgaatacttatgcaagcaagatatttcagttttttatttttcttaaaaatatttcccaacataaaaccaatgtcaccttacaataattgagtttgagtttaagtgttttaaaataaaatatcaaacaaaatgaaatttcaatgtaccatttgtaattcattaatatgaaataattggtcaggggtctgaatacttttgcaaggcactgtatatatatatatatatatatatatatatatatatatatatatatatatatatatatatatatatatatatatatatatatatatatatatatatatatatatatttgttctttATCTCTCCCACAAATGTGTTTCTGTCAGGACCTCTACTCAGGGCCTCTGTAGCCCGCCTGAACATTAAATAGCTTATGTTACTACAATTCTGGTTCTTGATAAGTTAGTTTTAGTGTGTTTGATATGCGAGTACACAAACATGCTACTTCAGATCCAGCAATAAACAACTTGATTTTAATCTTAAATTGTTATCTTCCTTACAAGATACTTgttcattatttgtgtttgatgcgcttgtaaaataaacaaagcagtaCCCAGCTTTACCAGCAGGTGCCACTGTAGGTGACACTGTACAAGCAATCATGCCTGTTTTCAAGATGGAGGCTTTGTTATGGCAAAACTGATGTGACGAGGAGCCATTGCCTtttaaaaaggaatacattttgaataaataaagcaCCCCAATAAGGAAAGTATCTTACGGCAGCAATTAGTTTTTCTCTGAAGAATTCAATGTTGGCAAAGAAAATTGGTGATGGGCATCTAAATATCTTTACTCCTTCAGGCTCATATATCtaggagataaaaaaagaagaaaagtccATCAGACTATTGTTCTTTGAAATAGGGAGTGTGctgtttattactttattttccctttctcCTTGGAGATTCTAATCTCCATAAATACCAAATCACTGGCCTGTTTTAAAGGTAAAGTAGGTCAGTGATTTGGACAACACACAGGACTGGTCTTGTGGCAGACTGTATTGTAACATTTGTACTTTGTTATACACTGTACACGTTAGTCCTGTTACTTCTCGTTTTCAGGGTCACCCTGACTGTACAGAAGCTCAGGTTGCAGGGGAGATCCAACTCcagtaaaaacaaagcagttGCAATTTTGAGATCAAATTGGCCTTTGAGTACACATGTCTTAGAGGATATCCTGCATATATGCTGGAAACAAAACAAGCCGAAActataaaggtattttttttttgtgaaagataGATAGTCAGATTACTTACACTAACGTAATCTTTTCTGTCCCTGTAAACATCCGTCCCCTTGATGTTGGCCAGAACAGAACAGCGTGGACTGAAAACATTCAATTAGCAAATTTTATTGCATGATTCTTTTACGGTATGAATCAGACTTTATCATTTACCACAAACGTAGGGTTAAGAAACATCTCAACAAAATTGTCATCAGTGTTCTTATATTACCTTAAAACAGACACATTATTTTTACTTACAATTGAGTTCTAAATACAACTGTCACAAGTTCAATTCCTAACCCAGCTGCCAATCCCAGGTCAAGTCCAAGAAACACTGCAGCAATGAAAGTCACCACCCAGACCACCtgagagaaagaaacactgcAGCAATGAAAGTCCCCACCCAGACCACCTGAGAGAAAGAAACACTTTTTGGATTTTTGAGTGTTTCCATTTTGTGTTGTAGTGCAGAAAACACAGGTACAAAATTCATAATACCCTAAGTATGAAACACCTACAGATTACATTTAcgtgtacatttgtatttcctacAATATGAGATAGCTATACTTGTCTTTGAGTTACTCTACATTTATTCAGtacatactttttatttcatgACAGCTGTCTCAGCTTTGGACAGTGGATCAGTTGTTAAACTGTGGTGTATCCATCTGCTCTATATAAATATTAGTTAAAAAGTGCTcttaaatacagtaatatgtaaatatatgacTGTATCTGGGTTGCTTTGCAGAAGGTGCAAGTTTCATGTTGCCACTAGCACCCTACTTACACAATCAGGTCTGTCCTTTCTCCACAGATATGGGATCTCCCTCATTTGCATCAACATCCCCTTCAAGTTTACAACCACCAAAGCACCCAGAACAGACTGCAAAAAGATCATTTAGAATCATCATCCAGAGCTAAAATCATaggatttaaataataaaattaatgtttGACAACCAGCAACATAACTGGTCTTTTAGGAAGTACTGTCACTTTCAGAATACATTGTGTACAATTTTACAAACTCCTACTCAAAGTGTGCAGCATTCTCATTTATTTGTATAGAATAGTATATATGCAGGGTGTAATATGAAGCAGCTCTGTCATGTGTTATACCTTTAATCTTTAACATGCTAATGCTCACATTATTCTACTTGAACAATTCAAAGCTAATAAGATCTTTTAGACAGGGGTATAATAGTAAGTTAGCTGATCAGTTTCAACATTGTAACTTTCTTAAAATATAACAACACATTTCCTGGACCAAAAagccagtaaataaacaaatcaaaatactgTAACTTTACCTTTTGAAGTGGTTCTAAAAGGAATCCAATTGCCACTGTGGTTACCATTGCCAGTAAAGCTGAAATCAGACCAGCAATCTGCAAAAAGATGACTTTGGTtaactatactatatatatttgtattatttgtcatATAGCATGTGAAGGGGATCTGAGCTGTTATTTTAGTCAAAACCATACATCTTTTCTTaatgtacaaaaatatttaattaaaacacattctaCTTCATCAATACAGTCATAGTTACTGTATTAACAACTTTCCTATTGGTTTAAACTCTGCCAGCTGTCATCTGGCTGACTGCTGCCACAGTCTAAGAAAGAAAACGCAATACAGTAGAGCTCATATTCcatatgaaacatttattttaaggcTTAGTATTAGCTACTGAAACTATGTAATTGTTGAAAGTAGGATTTTGTTTATGTCTAGTTGATGTTTATTTGTGaaacatatgtaaaaacaaaagcaaatctaTAGGTTACCTGTGTTTTCCCCCCTGTGCTTTCCTGTACAGCGCTTCTTGAAAGGGCAGTACTAACTGCAAATCCTTTGAAAGATGAACAAAATATATTGCTGACACCAAAAGCTATTAACTCCTGTatcaaaaaagacacacacacacaaaaaaaaaaaaaacatgtggtcgATGTGTTAGTCAGGTTatagtataaaaacacaattgtttGAGGCATACAACTGCCCTTTTACCCCGTTTAACACCTGATTTACCATTATTTGTACAAAATCTTGcaagtatattttatataacatattaACTCTGAGCCACTAAAATAATTAGTTTCGCCCTTGCAAAGCAATGGCCTGATAAATATTGCAAGACTTCAAAGTAAATTGCCTAATATACTAGTTTAATAACTTTAACAGGCAATAAGGACACAGTCATATCAGTGAATCACATTAAGTATACTGAATGTAAACAACACTATAATAGAATAGCGCACATTTCAAAGCTTACCTGATTGCCATCAATAACGTAGTCATGCTTAACGGAGTATACTTTGGCAACAGAAAAGGCTACAGCAAATCCAACAATGGCCATGGAAAAGGCATCCATAACACTGCTCTGGAAAACTTCTAAACTGGGTGCCACTGGCATCTGAtatctgaaaaaaaggaaatgcaccataaaatataattaaacaacttCCGGTGGCCCAGCAGGGtaattatttatacagtatatgattcGTATCTGAAATATTTATAATAGTTATTTGAATGTAGCTGCTTACCCCTTTATTATTTCTCCAACGACATCTACtttatatagtgttttaaaatcaaacgCGTAGGATACTCCACATGCTATGATGGTCTGTGATATAAAAGTGTTagaaacatacattattttttcttccttcaAAACAAACCTCTAGCATATGCATTATAATATCAACAAAAGCATTTCATGCAAATATCAACCTTGTAAATGAATAATATGCATTTGAGGAACAGATGGCTCATCTTTTGTGTGCATATATTAATAATTCAGGGATACTGAGACATTTATTAAGAAAAGTTCTTAATAGCATTGCTAGAACTTGGTTGGAGATGTGCTATCATggaaattctttatttttaaaatgatcaacACATTTGCAGAGACACTATTTTGTCgatgcacacatatatatatatagtagttttgCAAATGTCTGTATTTGATATACTTAATGATGCTAGCTAAAAACAAAAGAGAACTGCACTCACCAGGATCACTTCAATGGGTATGGGGACAGGCAGTTTTGCTTTATATCGATCATTGATTTCTTTCACAATGAACAAGTTAACTATGATAATAACTGAAGTAACAATATCTGCTACATTCGAGTCTGTGATCTGTGTGAAAATACTTTCCAGTGTCTGCAAacaaaatggggaaaaaagaaatcAGAATAATGTTGTGGATCCTTTTTTCCAAGTATTTTATGCTCCTATCATTAggtaaacatttcaataaaaactaaagcaTCTTAAAAGTTTAGGAAAAGCTACAGGGGGAGTAGATGGATGTATCATGTGAAAAGGTACTTCACAAGTACACCAGTAGTATAGACTGCCACAACACTTTCAAATACGAACATAGAAGGAATCTCTCCTACTTGGCACTGATGGTGTGatatactgagaaaaaaatacaagctATCTCGGTCAATGACGTAAACGTTTTGCTTAGTAAGTATAGCATTATATGACTGcataatattttttgaaaataaaacatcttaaatatatatatatatatatatatatatatatatatatatatatatatatatatatatatatatatatatatatatatatatatatatatagtttgtcaTTGGTTAGAGGTCCAAAAATTAAAACTTTCTTTTTCACAAACTTGCTTTTTCCTGCTGGATACTGCAGTATGAGAGAAAGACATAATCGAATAAATAGTTTTAAGAGAAGTGGATTTCATAaaacttgctttttaaaattatatctcTCCCTCCTCTAAAATAATAGCAAAGGGTCCGCTAAATCCAGGGACTTTCGGGGGGGTCAatccgaattttttttttttcctggagttTCAGTGGGCTTTACCAGGGACCAGTCTACACCCACTGGCCGCTGCCGTTACTGTGAAGCCAGAAGAAGCGAAATCAGTGTCTTGGATTTGGTAGATGACTATTCTTCCCCTAGTAACCCTACCTGCCAGTAACACTAACAAggctgaagaaaaaaagaagcacacatggattctataaaaaaaagtataactatAATATAAAAAGCGGATTATGGCACTTATTTACTATAAAAAAACTATAAGCAAAAAGCAGATTATGAACCTACCGGTTTATcatattgtgattattattttcaaCAACCGTGTGGGAACAGACATAACATTTAGTTTTACCTGAAAAATCCCAACCAGAAAAGATACAGATGCAGCTACGATGACCCGTTTTTCCTCTATAGACATCTCCTCAGTTGAATTTACATTTGGTCCTGCAGCATCCGGGACTAACTTGGTAACTACTGAGCCAACCATCAAACTCAGCACTGGAAACGGACCTGTACAGCAAGCATCACACCATGAAAATGCTGCCCATCTTAGAAACAAGTTCTTCCAGCAAAATAATGTTGtttcctatttatttaaatatatttaggatCTGATTCTGTACTTGACCTCAAAAGTGTGCCTCATATACCCATCTTTaggatttttgaaaaaaattgttatttcagAAACAGCATTACGTAATCTCTGTTTGAAAATACCTAATTCTGCTACAGAATGCAGTTCTGCTTTAATATACTAACACTTACCCACTGATATATGCCTTGAAGTGCCCAAAAAGAAGTAGATTAAAACTGGGAAAAAGGCTGAATATAGTCCATAACCAGGGGGAACTGAAGCCAGCAATGCAAAGGCAAGACCTAGACAGGAACAGAAAGCTAGCTTTAGGAATTGTACAGGTTCATGAGGTAATTAACAATTACATCTTAATACACCAGAAAATACTACACTTAAAGGATAAGGCAAAGACTGGGATCCTTCAGGCAAACAAAAATAAGACACAAATCTGTTGCCAGTGCCTGGAAGAGAGAACTTGTAACTTTCTTGAGTATTATTCTGTGGACATGTGCAATAATTTACAGCAGACATTTATttaagatgtaaaaaaaatgtattatggcAGTGCTAGAACCTTAACTTTGATGTAATTCAGGCCTAGATTAATGAAGATCACACACAGTAACTTACTGTTGTAAGATGATTGTGAATTTAATTAGAAACATACCAAAACTATACGTAACCCTTTTTACCCTGGATAAAGGATACCTCTACTGTAATATCTGGGATTATCTGGAACACTACATAGATGCTGTTATTAAGCACATAGTTTTGCTCTGAACACATTGATCCTTcttttgtgtttatgtacagaAGATCACATTTTGCTCAGCTAATTTATTGTACAGTAGCTTCCACAATCATGACCCATTACCTTGTAGAACAGCCACAAGTCCAGTGCTGATTCCAGAGACAATGTCACTGAAAAGCCACTCCTTTACTTGGTAAGCCCGGAGCCAAGATGCTATTGGAAATAGCGTCAAAgctgtattttttgctttttgtttggaacaactgaaatataaaaatatattaaacagatttatattttgtcttcaatttttttttttttttattgctggtaATTTGTCATGACAaaattcttgattttttttgacaTCTTAGTGATTAAATGAAGTAAAATCTTTAAAGGGTAGAGGGCTGCAATTACCTTAGATTTCTGAGTACAGTAGTTAAAAACTGTGATGATTAAAATACACTAAAACAAAATGCTAGTGGATCATTTAATAGTATATTACACTATGGTAATACAGCATTTCAAGTATCCCTAGTtaggtaattagaaacatgactGGCCTAACCCAACCTTACTATACTGTAGAGGTTATgcttaattcatctaataatctgtctaacatttcttttttgtcaaGTTTCAGACTTCATTTTCACATCTCAAGACGAAATGAAGGCTTTAAAACGGGGATGGGTACTCTGGTTGTGGACGTCCATTCCTCTGCTGTTAACCACTACAATTAAAGGCAGTTGGAACACAAACCTGGGCACGGCTAAAGTTACCTACCTGTGCTTCAACGAACAAAATGTCCAAGTTACTTAATGGGTATGGTGTACTGTGCAATGATATTCAAATAAGCTTCTGTTGAAAAGGTCATCGGTTTATACAGATTATGGAGCAGCCTTTGTCGGATTTGAcacatcttttattattatttaaaacaaatcttgcctGAAGTAAAGCTTCACGTGGTCCAGGATAGACTTGTGGTATCGATGCACTTTTGCATTGTCTTTCTTGAAAGAGTCTTCTGAGTAGAGTGGCCTGACTACTACATACTGATTCATTGCAGGCCCCCTCATTGTAGTGTGttagttgttttttcttctaCTGAAATGCCTCTGTAGTGAATGCTCTGCAATGGAAAAATATAGCCAGTTAAAGATACTGTACTACAAGAAGACATAAGAAAAATCTCTTTAGTAAGTATGACAAGTATAGAAAACCcctgaatctaaaaaaaaaaaataataatttaatggaTTTCAGAACATTGTGCGCAGCAATATACTTCATTTTAAGGATTTAAATGATTTTGGTTCACTATTGGTCCTACATATTATTATCCTATGTATTGTGTATAAGAATCATCACTTATAACCCAGGTAAAAAGCTTCCGCAGGCTCCAAGGTTAACAATACATGGGTGATGCAAAGATAAATGAGCTTGAGTAATATATTAAATAGGTCTTTGCTGTCAAACCAACACAAGAGTCATTTACATAATTTACAAACCTAGAGAGTGGTGGCAGTAAAGTGTGAAAAATCTAATTGGGAAAAATATACTTGAAAAACAAACTCAGTAAATGTCAGTAACAGTGACAAATAGGATGTTATTTATGTAACCATTCCTGTCTTATTTGTGTTATCAAAACTGCAAATTACTGTTTACACTGatatattattacagtatatcaaCATGGACAGCTCATTCAAAGATACAAGACACAATATGTGTTGGTCCctacattataaaatgtgttataaagCAGTATACAGTATGTTAGTGGTCTACCAAAACtcatgtatattataatataattggCAATGCTCAATTAATATAATCACACTTCAAAGATTTAACAGTTCTGTAACAATTTAGTTCCATTCAATCTGTCCGGTGCTTCAGTActtcaatacatttcaatacaccaAGTGTGTTTCCTTTATATATAATTGTTGCATTTATATACACGTCAAGTAGCATGCAAGCATGTATAGATCTGTGAAACAATCCTCACCTGTtcttgtaacaaacaaaacaacttcCAGAGTCCTGAAGTGATTTCCCTTTCAAGTATATTCCAGTAGGAACCCAATGGAAATCTGAGTCCCTTATGATTGCACCCATCTATAAATACCTGTGTGTGTCTTATCTCATCTTTACTtattaacagcattttttttacaagaatCTTGCAAATTCTCTTTATCCTTGACCATTGCTCTTGTAGATAAAGGTTTGGCTAGGTATAACATCTTGCAGAAGAACATtccattaaacattaaaaaagt
This window of the Polyodon spathula isolate WHYD16114869_AA chromosome 7, ASM1765450v1, whole genome shotgun sequence genome carries:
- the LOC121319024 gene encoding chloride anion exchanger-like, which translates into the protein MRGPAMNQYVVVRPLYSEDSFKKDNAKVHRYHKSILDHVKLYFSCSKQKAKNTALTLFPIASWLRAYQVKEWLFSDIVSGISTGLVAVLQGLAFALLASVPPGYGLYSAFFPVLIYFFLGTSRHISVGPFPVLSLMVGSVVTKLVPDAAGPNVNSTEEMSIEEKRVIVAASVSFLVGIFQVKLNTLESIFTQITDSNVADIVTSVIIIVNLFIVKEINDRYKAKLPVPIPIEVILTIIACGVSYAFDFKTLYKVDVVGEIIKGYQMPVAPSLEVFQSSVMDAFSMAIVGFAVAFSVAKVYSVKHDYVIDGNQELIAFGVSNIFCSSFKGFAVSTALSRSAVQESTGGKTQIAGLISALLAMVTTVAIGFLLEPLQKSVLGALVVVNLKGMLMQMREIPYLWRKDRPDCVVWVVTFIAAVFLGLDLGLAAGLGIELVTVVFRTQFPRCSVLANIKGTDVYRDRKDYVSIYEPEGVKIFRCPSPIFFANIEFFREKLIAAVGFNPMRVLRKRNKALRKIKKLLKKGELQITSKGFFCVGPGAGDVSEDEGTIEELDQPTNFEDLPVQINWNAELPAIIQVPKIDLHSVILDFGAVSFVDISALKGLKASLKELIRIDVDVYIVGCDCNVLEKLEQCSFFDDEIKTSIFYLTHHDAMLHILQKHPDCQEELKPAKADDHMVQHVGRGSLRNRENAVPISETKF